From the genome of Mixophyes fleayi isolate aMixFle1 chromosome 2, aMixFle1.hap1, whole genome shotgun sequence, one region includes:
- the LOC142140960 gene encoding uncharacterized protein LOC142140960: MPHAEKNFSQHVYDSSIEPHFKKSKPDYSSWTRRDTAVHRETQPQKWSLPMVSEDRYYQSNKSECEGPRVTKDFKNYSVVESFANHCDGRDYNKVNQQPFAFAKTDKCKNNSDATFSETSTAFIGPLFKTPPPEKPAPENRNHPKVKSPSFKITTVELGKTANQSKGEDGIDYELRQFYKELNELKAETDDQINDINHTVVDIGPHFSPFNNKAPASLHANPHHSPVTATLHANPHHIPAPATLHANLHHSPAPASQPFTPFPSKPSTLLPFNCHPSEASTSQVRHPTLPHNQVSFHSQTSFNTVNTSFLNRTMPPPGFEGRPPPSFIVPFGPPPPRYNYPLTLPRQNNIPPPVYNPTDNYPTVNNNSHPWHSSHVPPERRTTSRGMSYTKPFPQGTGEKTQQEPPCEDHYGQKYRHFGEQPLHQGSNVSREQYPDRYRDSSSCRNSQRKLVLLRGLPGSGKSTLARTLLDQSPDGIIFSTDDYFCQETGYTYDVKLLGDAHCWNHNRAKRAMDDGRSPIIIDNTNIQGWEMKPYVQMAIDRGYDVEILEPDTWWKLDPHELEKRNTHRVPCEKIAQMLERYESNMTVSVIMNSVEPRHVRSNRPPPETRPRWGASVDCSQHSTSFHSR, translated from the exons ATGCCTCATGCTGAAAAGAATTTTTCACAGCATGTTTATGATTCATCCATCGAACCTCATTTCAAAAAGTCAAAACCGGACTATTCATCATGGACAAGGAGAGATACTGCTGTGCACAGGGAAACACAGCCGCAGAAATGGAGTTTGCCGATGGTCTCTGAAGACAGATACTATCAATCAAACAAAAGTGAATGTGAAGGACCTAGAGTGACTAAAGATTTCAAAAATTATTCTGTCGTGGAATCCTTTGCAAATCACTGTGATGGGAGAGACTACAATAAAGTCAACCAGCAGCCGTTTGCATTTGCTAAAACAGACAAATGCAAAAATAACTCTGATGCAACATTTTCAGAAACAAGTACTGCTTTTATAGGGCCACTTTTTAAAACGCCTCCTCCTGAAAAACCTGCACCTGAAAATAGAAATCATCCAAAAGTCAAGTCCCCCTCCTTTAAGATCACCACTGTGGAACTGGGGAAAACTGCAAATCAATCGAAAGGTGAGGATGGAATAGACTATGAACTGAGGCAGTTTTACAAAGAACTAAATGAACTTAAAGCAGAGACTGATGACCAAATTAATGATATCAATCACACGGTTGTGGATATTGGGCCACATTTCAGCCCTTTCAATAACAAGGCACCAGCCTCACTCCATGCCAATCCTCATCATAGCCCAGTAACAGCCACACTCCATGCCAATCCTCATCATATCCCAGCACCAGCTACACTCCATGCCAATCTTCATCATAGCCCAGCACCAGCCTCCCAGCCCTTTACTCCATTTCCCAGCAAACCATCAACTCTGTTGCCTTTTAACTGTCATCCTAGTGAAGCATCAACGTCACAGGTTAGACATCCTACACTACCTCATAACCAGGTTTCTTTTCATAGTCAAACTTCATTTAATACAGTCAACACTTCTTTTTTAAATCGTACAATGCCACCTCCAGGATTTGAAGGTCGCCCCCCACCCTCTTTTATTGTACCTTTCGGTCCACCTCCCCCACGATACAACTATCCATTGACTTTACCAAGGCAAAATAACATACCACCCCCAGTATATAATCCAACAGATAACTACcctactgtaaataataatagtCATCCATGGCACAGTTCCCATGTACCTCCTGAGCGCAGAACCACGTCTCGTGGGATGAGTTACACAAAGCCATTCCCACAGGGTACAGGTGAAAAGACACAGCAAGAGCCTCCGTGTGAAGACCATTATGGACAAAAATATAGACATTTTGGTGAACAGCCGTTACACCAAGGCAGTAATGTGTCTCGTGAACAATATCCTGATAGATACAGAGACAGTTCATCATGTAGAAATTCTCAAAGAAAACTTGTGCTTTTGAGAGGTCTCCCAGGCTCGGGGAAAAGTACACTGGCACG CACTCTGCTTGATCAGTCTCCTGATGGTATTATCTTCAGCACCGATGATTACTTTTGCCAAGAAACTGGATATACCTATGATGTTAAACTGCTCGGGGATGCACATTGCTGGAATCACAACAGAG CCAAAAGAGCAATGGATGACGGAAGGTCCCCTATTATTATTGATAACACTAATATCCAGGGCTGGGAAATGAAGCCATATGTACAAATG GCCATAGACAGAGGTTATGATGTTGAAATCTTGGAACCTGACACCTGGTGGAAACTGGACCCTCATGAGTTGGAAAA GAGAAACACACACAGAGTGCCCTGTGAGAAGATTGCCCAAATGTTGGAACGATACGAGTCTAATATGACTGTTTCGGTTATCATGAACTCAGTGGAACCCCGTCATGTACGCTCTAATCGCCCCCCTCCAGAGACCAGGCCGAGGTGGGGAGCCTCTGTAGACTGTTCACAGCACAGCACATCATTCCATAGCAGATAA